One Leuconostoc mesenteroides subsp. mesenteroides ATCC 8293 genomic window, GTTTTGGGCATGTGGTGTAACGCCACAAGCAGCAGTAATGGCTTCGAAACCAAAATTTGCCATTACACATTCACCAGGACACATGTTGATTACTAATATATCAAATAAGGACCTTAGCGTGTGAATAAAATGATAAAAGTGGATTTTAACTCAGATTTAGGAGAAAGTTTTGGAAATTATAAAATTGGCCTAGACAGTGAAATTTTACATCAAGTTACTTCTGCAAATGTTGCTTGTGGATTTCACGCTGGTGATGCGTCAATTATGGCTCAGACTGTTCAACTAGCACTTGACAAAGGTGTTGCAATTGGAGCTCATCCAGGCTTTCCAGATTTACAGGGTTTTGGTCGACGTAAAATTGAGATGAATACATCAGACATCACGGATATAGTGGCTTACCAAGTTGGCGCTCTGTCTGCTTTCACCCCTGATCACAAATTGCATCACGTTAAAGCTCATGGTGCTTTATACAATATGGCAGCGAAAGATCGACTAATAGCTGATGCTGTAATAACTGGAATTAAGTTAGTTGATCCGCAAACAATTGTATATGGATTGGCCAACAGTGAATTAATTAAAGCAGCACAAAATGCCAATATGAAGTTCGCTCAAGAAGTATTTGCTGATAGAAATTACCAATCTGATGGGTCTCTTGTTCCACGGTCACAGCCAAACGCCGTTATTTCAAATCCAGCGGAAGCTGCTCAGCGAGCCCTTGAAATGGTGGAAAAAAAATCCGTCGTGTCTGTTACCGGGGAGGTTGTGCCTCTAGCGGTGGATTCTATTTGTGTTCATGGTGACAACCACTCTGCTGTGGACTTGGCCATAGAGATTAAAAAACTGCTTCTTGAGAATCAAGTTACAGTGACCAATAAAATCTGTTAAGAGGATAAAAATATGGATCAAAACAAAATAAAAAGCAACTCAGAGTTGTCAATTAATAAAAGAAGCGCACGTTCTGTTGCGATGGGAGCAGCATTTGTCATGGCAATGGCTGCTGTTGGCCCAGGATTTTTAACACAAACAGCGACCTTTACAAGTCAATTAGGACCGAGCTTTGGGTTCGCAATTTTAATAACAATTTTGATTGACATTGTTGTGCAAATGAATATTTGGAGAATTATTACTGTATCTGGAAAACATGCGCAACAAATTGCTAATGATATTTTCCCTGGATTAGGCTACTTTTTAACTTTTTTAATTGTGGTCGGTGGTTTCTTTTTTAATATTGGAAATGTTGCTGGAGCAGGACTTGGTTTAAATGTTTTGTTTGGTATATCAGCCGAAAACGGAGCTGTCATTGCTGCCGTTTTGGCAATAATTGTATTTGTTGTCAGAAATGCATTGCTAGTAATGGATCGCACAGTACAAGTGCTAGCTGTCGTAAAAATTGCAGTTTTAATTTATATTTTGTCTGTTACTACTGTCCCTGTTAGTTCAGCAATCAAACATACCTTTTTACCAAGTAATATAGATTTTTATTCGATAGTAACTATTGTTGGTGGTACAGTAGGGGGCTACATTTCTTTCGCAGGTGGTCACCGTTTGTTAGAGGGTGGAGTGCATGGACAAAAAGGATTGAAATACGTAAATGAGGGCGCGCTTTCAGGAATTGGAATTGCATCAGTAATTCGTGTCATGTTATTTTTAGCCGGGCTGGCAGTCGTAATGGCTGGTCATAAGTTAGATCCCTTGAATCCAGCAGCTGATATTTTTAAAATTGCAGCTGGAAACTTTGGTTATAAGTTCTTTGGTTTACTGTTGTTCGCTGCTGGCATGACTTCCATTCTCGGATCGACATTCACATCAGTGTCATTTATGAATTATTCACACTCTCCTGAGGGTGCCGTAAAATTTCAAAAGTACCGTCCATACCTTGTCATTGGTTTCATTGCTGTTTCAACCTTAGTATTTTACATTGTAGGTAAGCCCGCTCAAATTTTAGTTGTAGTTGGTGCGATTAATGGGCTAATTTTACCTATTGCTTTGGCCATTTTATTGATTGGGGCATATAAAAACAAAATTATGGGTACTGATTATAAGCATCCCATACTACTAAGCATTTTTGGCTGGATTGTGGTCCTATTCATGGCATTTGCTGGCATCGAAACGCTCATTCATACATTATAAAAGGGGTCTAAATGAATTCAAAAGTTATTTTTTCTGGTGACACAAGTATTAACGTTGTATTTGAAAATGTTGTTTCAGAAAAAATTAGCAATCAAGTACTATCGATAGCTAAATTAGTAGAGAGGCAACATATAAATGGGTTGGTGGATATTATACCCGCTTATCGAGAAGTTACATTTGTTTTTGATCCACTTGTTCTAGATATTGCATCATTTAAGCATTTTTTAGAAAAGCAATTAAACAAAATGGATGGTGAAATAGTTGATAAAAACGGAAGACACTATGATATACCTGTACTTTATAATGATGAAGTGGGATTAGATTTGCTAGAGGTTGCTAAATATCATGGGTTATCTCTAGAAGAAGTAATTCATCTTCATACGGCACAAGCATATAGAATTTATATGTTAGGATTTTTACCCGGTTTTGCATATCTTGGTGGCTTAGATGCAAAGCTTCATACACCTCGTAAAAATACACCAAGACTAAGAATTCCTGCTGGTTCTATTGCTATTGGTGGGGAACAAACAGGATATTATCCTGTTGACTCTCCGGGCGGTTGGCAGATTATTGGTCAAACACCATTAGTTATGTTTGATTCGAATCGACCTGAAATAAAACTTCATGCTGGAGACAGGATGAAGTTTTATGCAATAGATAAGCTTGAATTCCAAAAATTGAAAGGTACGCATTTTGATGATTTTGTTTCTAAGGAGAAAACGCTATGAATACTATAAAAATCATAACACCTGGAATGCTAGCGACGGTTCAAGATGATGGTAGAATAGGTCACCAGGGTGAAGGGTTTTTGAATTCTGGCGTTATGGACATTTTTTCTTATCAGATTGGTAACGCACTTGTGGGTAATAAATCGACAGATAAACCTGCTAGTATTGAGTTTGGCGTAACTGGGGGTAAGGTAAAATTTTCGAGTAGCACTATTGTAGCTATAACTGGTGCACGTGTAAATGCAAAGCTAAATGATGCTAGGGTGAGTCAGGATATTCCAATTTTAGTCAATGAAAATGACGTATTGGACTTTACGCAAATTATAGAAGGACGATTTGTATATTTGAGTGTTGCTGGTGGTATTCAGGTGCCAAAAGTTATGGGATCGCATGCGACTACTTTGGCCGTTAATTTGGGTGGTTTTAATGGAAAAAGATTAAAAAGTGGTGATGTATTGAATATTTTAGACGCGTCTCAGGCTTTTAATTACAATACTGTGAAGCTATTACCAAAAATGCCATTAAACCTAATTAGTTTAATTAAGACAAAGAAAATTCGAATTGTGCCCGGTCCTGAATATGACTGGTTTTCGGAGGATGAATGGCAAAAACTATTAAATAAACCATTTCACTTAGGCAAGCATATTGACCGTATGGGATACCGCATAGAAGGGCCAATGATTATTTTTAAACCAGAAAATTTATTGTCAGAAGCCAATATGAATGGCGCAATTCAAATATCTCGCGACGGGCAACCAATTGTTTTATTAGCGGATCGCGCTACTCATGGAGGATATCCTGTCATTGCTAAGGTTATCATTAGTGATTTAGGTACACTTGCGCAATGGCCACAACATAAACCAATACATTTTGAAAAGGTGTCATTAAATGATGCTTGGTTGGCTTCAGCGGAGAGAGCTGAGGTAGTACAAGGTATCTATAAATCGAAGCCATGGGAAATTTTATTACATACTCGAACCATGGCGAATAAAATCAAACGTTTTTTTTAGAAAGGACACGAAAGAATGTTAGCAAAACGAGTCGACAGTTTAGAAGCGTCTCCAACGTTGGCAATGGGAAAAAAAGCTAAGGACATGATTGCTGATGGCATTGATGTCGTTAATTTAAGTCAAGGTGAGCCAGATTTTAATACACCTGACAATATTGGCAGAGCGGCACGGATTGCTATCAAAGATCACCTGACTGATTCCTATACAGCTACAAATGGATTAGTTGAACTCAAAAATGCTGTGGTCGCTGCAGCAAAAAGAGATTACAATGTTTCCTTATTAACCGATCAAGTTGTGATTACGACTGGCGCAAAACTTGCCCTGTATGCATTGATGCAAATATTAGTTGATCCCGGAGACCTAGTTATAACTTCTGCCCCTTTTTGGGTTAGCTATTCAGAACAGGTCAAATTAGCCGGGGGATCTTTTAAAGCTATTGTTTCTTCTGATCCACAATTCAAGTTAACAATAGATGTTCTTAACAAATTAGAAGAAAAGCCTAAAGTAGTTATACTAAATACACCCAACAACCCAAGTGGCGCTGTTTACTCAAAGAATGAATTAGAATCAATTATTTCGTGGACAAAGACTAATGACGTATATCTAATTCTAGATGAAATTTATGGCAAATTAGTTTATGGCGACACAGTATTTCATTCTGGATTGTCACTAGAATCTCTTGTAAACAGTAAAATGATTATTATTAATGGCGTTTCTAAAGCATATGCGATGACTGGATGGCGTATTGGTTGGGCAATTGCTGATGTTTCTATAACGCATGCAATGACTAAAATATTAGGACACTTGACCTCAAATCCAACTGTAGTAGCACAGTATGCAGCAATTGAAGCATTGAACGGGCAACAAAAAAGTGTCGAAACAATGAGAAAATCGTTTGAAAGTAGACTAAATTTTTTGTATCGGGATTTGTCTGAAATTGATAATATCAGCATACCTTTTAAACCATCTGGATCATTTTATATTTTTTTCAAAATTGATAGTAAATTTATGAAAAAGAATAATTTTAAAAATACCAACGAAATCTCAATGGCACTGCTATCTGAGGAAAAACTAGCTATTCCTTCGGGTGAGGGATTTGGAATGCCCGGTTACCTTCGATTAAGTTATGCCAAATCAGAAGCCGAATTAATTGAAGCGGTTAAACGATTAAAACACTTTTTTAGCTAAAGATAAATTATTAAAACCATCAAGGTTTATAAATTGAGTGGAAGAAAAAATGAAAAAAGTTTTAGTGGCTTCACAAGTAGATGAAATAGCCAAAACCTTTTTAATACAACAAGGACTTCAAGTGCTTGAAAATAATCAAGAAACTGATAATTGTTTTGATGAGAATCCTGAGGTTGAAGCAGTATTATTAATGCCAATTAAATTTGATGATAATACAATGAATAAAATGCCAAATTTGAAAATTATAGCGAGGCATGGAGTTGGTTATGATAATGTCAGTCTTAGTGCTGCAACTCAGCGTGGAATCGTTGTCACAAACACACCTGGTGCAAATGCTAGCTCAGTGGCCGAGACTGCTTTGATGTTTTTATTAATGTCCGGACGTCAATTTGCCTCAAAACTAATCAATTCTAATACCAAAAGTTTAGCTCTTTCAACAGGTAATAGTTTTGGATACGAACTATCTCACAAAATTGTTGGCATTATTGGGTATGGGAACATTGGGCGGAAAATTGCTCGTCTTTTAAGCGGTTTCAATGTAAAAATTCTCGTAAATGCGAGACATAAATACGTAATAGGCAATGGTGAAATGGCTTCATTAGTTGAAATATACGAAAAAGCAGATTATATTGTTTTAGCATTACCTGCAACACATGAAACAACACACATGATTAACTCTGCTACGCTAAAACTAATGAAAAAAATGCCGTCTTGATCAATGTCGGGCGTGGTCAGCTTATTGATGAAGATGCATTATATAGTGCGTTAATAAATAATCAAATTTTTGGAGCAGGCTTGGACGTTACTGAAAATGAGCCTGTGAGTGCACAAAATCCATTGTACAGTCTGCCTAATGTATTTCTTACCCCACATGTTGCAGGACAATCGCGAGAAGCAAAAGAAAACGTTGCCCTCGAAGCAGCTAAAAAAATTACACGGGTATTAAATGGAAGTCAACCAAAACATCAAGTAAATAATTAGTCCTAGTTTAGATGCAAAAAACATATTATAAAATTAAAACGAAATACTTAATTAAAAAATCTGCAGTACCTGTGAAAAAGAATCGTTCATGTTTTTAGTTCAAGAGTGAAAAGTAAGGATTCAACTTTTTGTATAATTTTCAAGGACATTGAAGTCGAATGAAAATCAAATTATCAACTCAACAATTCATGATCAAAATCCTGATTATTTATTTTTATTTGAAACTAAAACAGTAAAATTCAGATACTCTACTCCATATTAAGTATAATACCAATATTTCACTAACTATAATTTAAGTTCTATATTGTCAGAAAATCGTTTCTCTTGGGAATTGATTACAAATCATGAAAAGCTGTTAACTAAAAAACGTCTAGCAAAAAATGTTAGACGTTTTAAATTAACCATAATTAAGTAATATATGATTACTCAAAATTAACTTTCACACTTGTTTCTTTGTCAGTCGACTTGAACAATGTGGTGTAATAATCCTGCTCTTATGCTAGATTTACGGACAGATTTTCTTCTGCCCTGTAAACTAATAGCATAGGAGCATTTTTTAATATGATTCGATACAAAAAAGAATTTAAGCAGTCTCTTGTTGAGATGCACAATCAAGGCCGTTCATATACTGATCTATCCGCTGAATACGGACCTTCGGTCGACTCAATCCGTAACTAGGTCAAGTTGTACGCGGTCCACGAAGTGGACGGCGAAAAATGGACGCAAGCTGATGTAAACGCATTACAAAAGGAAAACAACAAACTTCGCGAAGAACTTGAGATTTTAAAACGAGCCGCGGTGTTACTTTCGAAGTACAACTAACGCAAAATCGCGAGTTAGGACTGGAAATCATTGACCGTTCGCTCGCAATGGGACACCGCATAACAAGCGTTTTATCAGCTTTGAATATAGCTCGAAGCACTATTATCAATGGAAAAATTGGCATCCCAGCCAACAAGAGACGCGTCGCAACGCTCTAAAAACGGCAATCAAAGCCGTCTACAACACCAATCGTGGGATCTATGGCTACCGACGCATCGCCGTATTTTTACGGTTCATTTTGAACACTGAAGTTGGTGATCGTTTGGTTTGGGGGCTCATGAATGAGATGAGCCTTAAATCTCGCATGGTCAGGAAGTCATATAAGAAGCCGACGACGACCACTGACACACCACAAAAGCCCAATCTCATGAAGAATTTGGATGATTTGAGTGGCGTTCTAACGACTGACATCACGTACATCCAGCTGATGAATAGAAACTGGGTTTACCTGGCGACGGTCTATGACCCAGAAAAACGCCGTGTTGTCTCATATGGACTGAGTTCAGAGATGACCAAAGAATTCGCAACATCTGTTGTCGTGAAAGCTCTAAGAGCCAACGGTAAACCAAAGATGATTCACAGCGACATGGGAAGCCAGTACACTTCAAGTCTGTTCGAAGGAACGTTGCAAAACGCTGGGATAGATCAGTCGCGTAAGGGGCATCCTTACGACAACGCACGTATCGAGAGCTTTCATTCGCTCATCAAGCGTGAGCTGATTTATCACGAAGAATACAGAACCATTGATGATGTCAGGTCATCTGTCGAATGGTATGTGAACTGGTACAACAACGAACGTATTAATTCACGCACTGAATGGCTTCAAGCCGCCTAGACCAATGTTTGGTTTCCTTAATCTCGGTTATCGGCACTAGCCGGTACGACGCCGTTTATAAGCCGTCACTTGTGAATTTCAAAAATTCGCCTTGTGAAGGCTTATTTGTTGCACGATACAACTTGTGAAATCCGGCCGGTTCACAATCTATACCACCCGTTTTCTCTCACCGGCAGGGCTAAGCCCTGTTCCACCTACAAAAACACCCAGAACTCACGCCGTTTTAAGCTGAAATCCGGGTTTTGAAAAATTTTCGGAGTCCGGCACCTCTCGGTGCCGAAAAAATCTGTCCATAATCTTGACATCAGCGCCCAAGCTCATTTACCCACACATCCAAAATTTCCAACGATAGCTTTTAATCGTTCTGAATATGCACGACTTGGTGGTAAGGATTTCTATTCAGTTGATGTGTTGCCACGTAGTTTGGGCAGTGAAGCGGTTCGATTATTGTTTAACGATCAGCGCTCTGTCCTGGAGCAAACTAAGGCAACAAGCGTGATTGTGCCGTACCGTTTACCTGAATTTTGTGATGAGACGTGGTGAATTAAAATAATATTGCACGAAAGGCGCATGTCTCAAAAATGACACTTAGCCATGTAATTAATCATCCAGATCAAGTATCACCTGAACTGATGGTGCGAGTACAACATGCAATAAAAAAAAGACCGTTGACTATCTGCCAAATCAAGTCGTACGGTCATTAGCCAACCAACGCCATTATGTCATTCGTTTCTTACTTTTAGAAGATGTTACAACAGTTGAACCGAATTATTGATTCGATTAGCTATAATTTACAACAAAAAGGTTAGACACTGAAAATTAGCTTAGATATTACGGCAGAGACACAATCTATTGACGTGAATAATCGAGCAGGCATTGAATAAACGACTGAATATATGTGCCGGCAGGGATATCGTGATATTTATTATATTGTTTTATCGTTAGATTAGTATTGAACTTAATGCACAATTTCTAATTGCCGACTACGATTATCCGTGCGAGCGATTAGGTTGCACTTGTTGTGCTAAGTGCGGTTCAGCCGAAATTAGACACCCATAAGGCAAGCGTTTGCCTTAATTATTGAAAAAATTGTT contains:
- a CDS encoding LamB/YcsF family protein encodes the protein MIKVDFNSDLGESFGNYKIGLDSEILHQVTSANVACGFHAGDASIMAQTVQLALDKGVAIGAHPGFPDLQGFGRRKIEMNTSDITDIVAYQVGALSAFTPDHKLHHVKAHGALYNMAAKDRLIADAVITGIKLVDPQTIVYGLANSELIKAAQNANMKFAQEVFADRNYQSDGSLVPRSQPNAVISNPAEAAQRALEMVEKKSVVSVTGEVVPLAVDSICVHGDNHSAVDLAIEIKKLLLENQVTVTNKIC
- a CDS encoding NRAMP family divalent metal transporter: MDQNKIKSNSELSINKRSARSVAMGAAFVMAMAAVGPGFLTQTATFTSQLGPSFGFAILITILIDIVVQMNIWRIITVSGKHAQQIANDIFPGLGYFLTFLIVVGGFFFNIGNVAGAGLGLNVLFGISAENGAVIAAVLAIIVFVVRNALLVMDRTVQVLAVVKIAVLIYILSVTTVPVSSAIKHTFLPSNIDFYSIVTIVGGTVGGYISFAGGHRLLEGGVHGQKGLKYVNEGALSGIGIASVIRVMLFLAGLAVVMAGHKLDPLNPAADIFKIAAGNFGYKFFGLLLFAAGMTSILGSTFTSVSFMNYSHSPEGAVKFQKYRPYLVIGFIAVSTLVFYIVGKPAQILVVVGAINGLILPIALAILLIGAYKNKIMGTDYKHPILLSIFGWIVVLFMAFAGIETLIHTL
- the pxpB gene encoding 5-oxoprolinase subunit PxpB; translation: MNSKVIFSGDTSINVVFENVVSEKISNQVLSIAKLVERQHINGLVDIIPAYREVTFVFDPLVLDIASFKHFLEKQLNKMDGEIVDKNGRHYDIPVLYNDEVGLDLLEVAKYHGLSLEEVIHLHTAQAYRIYMLGFLPGFAYLGGLDAKLHTPRKNTPRLRIPAGSIAIGGEQTGYYPVDSPGGWQIIGQTPLVMFDSNRPEIKLHAGDRMKFYAIDKLEFQKLKGTHFDDFVSKEKTL
- a CDS encoding biotin-dependent carboxyltransferase family protein; its protein translation is MNTIKIITPGMLATVQDDGRIGHQGEGFLNSGVMDIFSYQIGNALVGNKSTDKPASIEFGVTGGKVKFSSSTIVAITGARVNAKLNDARVSQDIPILVNENDVLDFTQIIEGRFVYLSVAGGIQVPKVMGSHATTLAVNLGGFNGKRLKSGDVLNILDASQAFNYNTVKLLPKMPLNLISLIKTKKIRIVPGPEYDWFSEDEWQKLLNKPFHLGKHIDRMGYRIEGPMIIFKPENLLSEANMNGAIQISRDGQPIVLLADRATHGGYPVIAKVIISDLGTLAQWPQHKPIHFEKVSLNDAWLASAERAEVVQGIYKSKPWEILLHTRTMANKIKRFF
- a CDS encoding pyridoxal phosphate-dependent aminotransferase encodes the protein MLAKRVDSLEASPTLAMGKKAKDMIADGIDVVNLSQGEPDFNTPDNIGRAARIAIKDHLTDSYTATNGLVELKNAVVAAAKRDYNVSLLTDQVVITTGAKLALYALMQILVDPGDLVITSAPFWVSYSEQVKLAGGSFKAIVSSDPQFKLTIDVLNKLEEKPKVVILNTPNNPSGAVYSKNELESIISWTKTNDVYLILDEIYGKLVYGDTVFHSGLSLESLVNSKMIIINGVSKAYAMTGWRIGWAIADVSITHAMTKILGHLTSNPTVVAQYAAIEALNGQQKSVETMRKSFESRLNFLYRDLSEIDNISIPFKPSGSFYIFFKIDSKFMKKNNFKNTNEISMALLSEEKLAIPSGEGFGMPGYLRLSYAKSEAELIEAVKRLKHFFS
- a CDS encoding IS3 family transposase; its protein translation is MSFEYSSKHYYQWKNWHPSQQETRRNALKTAIKAVYNTNRGIYGYRRIAVFLRFILNTEVGDRLVWGLMNEMSLKSRMVRKSYKKPTTTTDTPQKPNLMKNLDDLSGVLTTDITYIQLMNRNWVYLATVYDPEKRRVVSYGLSSEMTKEFATSVVVKALRANGKPKMIHSDMGSQYTSSLFEGTLQNAGIDQSRKGHPYDNARIESFHSLIKRELIYHEEYRTIDDVRSSVEWYVNWYNNERINSRTEWLQAA
- a CDS encoding LacI family DNA-binding transcriptional regulator → MTLSHVINHPDQVSPELMVRVQHAIKKRPLTICQIKSYGH